The Nothobranchius furzeri strain GRZ-AD chromosome 6, NfurGRZ-RIMD1, whole genome shotgun sequence genome includes a region encoding these proteins:
- the LOC107373013 gene encoding histone H2B 1/2 yields MPEPAKSAPKKGSKKAVTKTAGKGGKKRKRTRKESYAIYVYKVLKQVHPDTGISSKAMSIMNSFVNDIFERIASEASRLAHYNKRSTITSREIQTAVRLLLPGELAKHAVSEGTKAVTKYTSSK; encoded by the coding sequence ATGCCTGAACCTGCCAAGTCTGCGCCCAAGAAGGGCTCCAAGAAAGCGGTGACCAAAACCGCTGGCAAGGGAggaaagaagaggaagaggaccaGGAAGGAGAGCTATGCCATCTACGTGTACAAGGTGCTGAAGCAGGTCCACCCCGACACTGGCATCTCGTCCAAGGCCATGAGCATCATGAACTCGTTCGTTAACGACATCTTTGAACGCATCGCTTCTGAGGCTTCTCGTCTGGCGCACTACAACAAGCGCTCCACCATCACCTCCAGGGAGATTCAGACCGCTGTCCGCCTCCTGCTGCCCGGTGAGCTGGCTAAACACGCCGTTTCTGAGGGCACCAAGGCTGTTACCAAGTACACCAGCTCCAAGTAA
- the LOC107374875 gene encoding heat shock protein 30, producing the protein MMSSHAERSALRPMMDLYWPVRSLWPEVRPLFYPQDDLQRTLQELHSSLELMDRFQHQILEDTEPFRSTLVHKPVSYQLDKEGQDFGLTLDTQGFSPEELSVKQVGRKLRVRGRTEKKQEDGKGSYSYRLQEFRQEFDLPEGVNHEAVSCSLSPDGKLHIQAAKVPSVEQAERELPIKRSSEEETQQSVCSQAEDSRPETSSRS; encoded by the coding sequence ATGATGTCTTCTCATGCAGAGAGATCTGCTCTCAGACCAATGATGGACCTCTACTGGCCCGTTCGCAGTCTGTGGCCAGAGGTCAGACCTTTGTTCTACCCGCAAGATGACCTCCAGAGAACCCTACAGGAGCTGCACAGCAGCCTGGAGCTGATGGACAGATTTCAACACCAGATCCTGGAGGACACAGAGCCTTTCAGGAGCACACTGGTCCACAAACCAGTCTCCTACCAGCTGGACAAAGAGGGACAAGACTTTGGCCTGACACTGGACACTCAAGGCTTTTCTCCAGAGGAGCTTTCAGTCAAGCAGGTGGGCAGGAAGCTGAGAGTCCGTGGAAGGACAGAGAAGAAGCAAGAGGACGGGAAAGGCTCCTACTCTTACAGACTCCAGGAGTTCAGACAGGAGTTTGATCTGCCTGAAGGGGTGAACCATGAAGCTGTCAGCTGCTCCCTTTCTCCAGATGGAAAGCTCCACATCCaggcagccaaagttccaagtgtTGAACAGGCTGAGAGAGAGCTGCCTATCAAGAGGAGCTCGGAGGAGGAAACACAGCAGAGTGTGTGTTCACAGGCAGAAGACAGCCGACCAGAGACATCCAGCAGGTCCTAG
- the LOC107395369 gene encoding heat shock protein 30 encodes MMVSNALRSALRPMMDFYWPVRSLWPEVRPLFNQQDVLQRTLQELRSSLELMDRFQHQILEDTKPFRSTLVHKPVSYQLDKEGQDFGLTLDTQGFSPEELSVQQVGRKLRVRGRTEKKQEDGKGSYSYRLQEFRQEFDLPEGVNHEAVSCSLSPDGKLHIQAAKVPSVEQAERELPIKRSSEEETQQSVCSQAEDSQPETSSRS; translated from the coding sequence ATGATGGTTTCTAATGCATTGAGATCTGCTCTCAGGCCAATGATGGACTTCTACTGGCCTGTTCGCAGTCTGTGGCCAGAGGTCAGACCTTTGTTCAACCAGCAGGATGTCCTCCAGAGAACCCTACAGGAGCTGCGCAGCAGCCTGGAACTGATGGACAGATTTCAACACCAGATCCTGGAGGACACAAAGCCTTTCAGGAGCACACTGGTCCACAAACCAGTCTCCTACCAGCTGGACAAAGAGGGACAAGACTTTGGCCTGACACTGGACACTCAAGGCTTTTCTCCAGAGGAGCTTTCAGTTCAGCAGGTGGGCAGGAAGCTGAGAGTCCGTGGGAGGACAGAGAAGAAGCAAGAGGACGGGAAAGGCTCCTACTCTTACAGACTCCAGGAGTTCAGACAGGAGTTTGATCTGCCTGAAGGGGTGAACCATGAAGCTGTCAGCTGCTCCCTTTCTCCAGATGGAAAGCTCCACATCCaggcagccaaagttccaagtgtTGAACAGGCTGAGCGAGAGCTGCCTATCAAGAGGAGCTCGGAGGAGGAAACACAGCAGAGTGTGTGCTCACAGGCAGAAGACAGCCAACCAGAGACATCCAGCAGGTCCTAG
- the LOC107373012 gene encoding heat shock protein 30-like: MSYAERSALRPMMDVYWPVRSLWPEVRPLFYQQDVLQRTLQELRRSLELMDRFQHQILEDTEPFRNTLVHKPVSYQLDKDGQDFGLTLDTQGFSPEELSVKHVGRKLRVRGRTEKKQEDGKGSYSYRLQEFRQEFDLPEGVNHEAVSCSLSPDGKLHIQAAKVPSVEQAERELPIKRSSEEETQQSVCSQAEDSRPETSSRS, from the coding sequence ATGTCTTATGCAGAGAGATCTGCTCTCAGGCCAATGATGGACGTCTACTGGCCTGTTCGCAGTCTGTGGCCAGAGGTCAGACCTTTGTTCTACCAGCAGGATGTCCTCCAGAGAACACTACAGGAGCTGCGCAGAAGCCTGGAGCTGATGGACAGATTTCAACACCAGATCCTGGAGGACACAGAGCCTTTCAGGAACACACTGGTCCACAAACCAGTCTCCTACCAGCTGGACAAAGATGGACAAGACTTTGGCCTGACACTGGACACTCAAGGCTTTTCTCCAGAGGAGCTTTCAGTCAAGCATGTGGGCAGGAAGCTGAGAGTCCGTGGAAGGACAGAGAAGAAGCAAGAGGACGGGAAAGGCTCCTACTCTTACAGACTCCAGGAGTTCAGACAGGAGTTTGATCTGCCTGAAGGGGTGAACCATGAAGCTGTCAGCTGCTCCCTTTCACCAGATGGAAAGCTCCACATCCaggcagccaaagttccaagtgtTGAACAGGCTGAGCGAGAGCTGCCTATCAAGAGGAGCTCGGAGGAGGAAACACAGCAGAGTGTGTGTTCACAGGCAGAAGACAGCCGCCCAGAGACATCCAGCAGGTCCTAG
- the LOC107373014 gene encoding histone H4, translating into MSGRGKGGKGLGKGGAKRHRKVLRDNIQGITKPAIRRLARRGGVKRISGLIYEETRGVLKVFLENVIRDAVTYTEHAKRKTVTAMDVVYALKRQGRTLYGFGG; encoded by the coding sequence ATGTCTGGAAGAGGCAAGGGAGGCAAGGGACTCGGAAAAGGAGGCGCCAAGCGTCATCGTAAGGTTCTCCGTGATAACATCCAGGGTATCACCAAGCCTGCCATCCGCCGTCTGGCTCGCCGTGGTGGAGTCAAACGTATCTCTGGCCTCATCTATGAAGAGACCCGCGGGGTGCTCAAGGTGTTTCTGGAGAACGTCATCCGTGATGCAGTCACCTACACCGAGCATGCCAAGAGGAAGACTGTAACCGCCATGGATGTAGTTTACGCTCTGAAGAGGCAAGGACGCACTCTTTACGGTTTCGGAGGTTAA